A genome region from Rhodanobacter thiooxydans includes the following:
- a CDS encoding M20 family metallopeptidase: MDTARLSRYVSGLWDDEIVPQLVEYIRIPNKSPMFDQDWVAHGYMDAAVRLMETWARSKLSQLPGATLEVVRLEGRTPLIYIEVPGTGDDTVMLYGHLDKQPEMTGWTEGLGPWTPVLKGDRLYGRGGADDGYAIFGSLAALLALHEQGIPHARCVVMIEACEESGSYDLPFYVDHLAARIGSPSLMVCLDSGCGNYDQLWLTTSLRGMTGGNLSVQVLEEGVHSGDASGVVPSSFRILRELLSRLEDPTTGAIKPKELYVDIPQQRIDQAKLSAEVLGEDIYSKFPWTEGMQPVTKNLAELVLNRTWRPQLAVTGIGGIPPLESAGNVLRPFTAVKLSLRVPPTLDGAKAGEFVKQLLEKDPPYGAKVSFTLEKDGSGWNAPALSPWLERAVSDASQNHFGAPATYMGEGGSIPFMGMLGEKFPKAQFLITGVLGPHSNAHGPNEFLHIPTGKKVSMVVAEVVAKHFEQGAKS, from the coding sequence ATGGATACTGCCCGCCTTTCCCGCTACGTCAGCGGCCTGTGGGACGACGAGATCGTGCCGCAGCTGGTCGAATACATCCGTATTCCCAACAAGTCGCCGATGTTCGACCAGGACTGGGTGGCGCACGGCTACATGGACGCGGCAGTGAGGCTGATGGAAACCTGGGCGCGCTCCAAGCTGAGCCAGCTGCCGGGCGCCACGCTGGAAGTGGTGCGGCTGGAAGGGCGCACGCCACTCATCTATATCGAGGTGCCGGGCACCGGCGACGACACCGTGATGCTGTACGGTCACTTGGACAAGCAGCCGGAGATGACCGGCTGGACCGAAGGCCTCGGCCCGTGGACGCCGGTGCTCAAGGGCGACAGGCTGTACGGCCGCGGCGGCGCCGACGACGGCTACGCGATCTTCGGCTCGCTGGCGGCCTTGCTGGCGCTGCACGAGCAGGGCATTCCGCATGCGCGCTGCGTGGTGATGATCGAGGCCTGCGAGGAATCGGGCAGCTACGACCTGCCGTTCTACGTCGACCACCTGGCCGCACGCATCGGCAGCCCCTCGCTGATGGTGTGCCTGGATTCCGGCTGCGGCAATTACGACCAGCTGTGGCTGACCACGTCCTTGCGCGGCATGACCGGCGGCAACCTCAGCGTGCAGGTGCTGGAGGAGGGCGTGCACTCGGGCGACGCCTCCGGCGTGGTGCCGTCCAGCTTCCGCATCCTGCGCGAGCTGCTGTCGCGGCTGGAAGATCCGACCACCGGCGCGATCAAGCCGAAGGAGCTGTACGTCGACATCCCGCAGCAGCGCATCGACCAGGCCAAACTCTCGGCCGAAGTGCTGGGCGAGGACATCTACAGCAAGTTCCCCTGGACCGAAGGCATGCAGCCGGTCACCAAGAACCTGGCCGAGCTGGTGCTCAACCGCACCTGGCGCCCGCAGCTGGCGGTCACCGGCATCGGCGGCATCCCGCCGCTGGAAAGCGCGGGCAACGTGCTGCGCCCGTTCACCGCGGTGAAGCTGAGCCTGCGCGTGCCGCCTACGCTGGACGGCGCCAAGGCCGGCGAGTTCGTCAAGCAGCTGCTGGAGAAGGACCCGCCGTACGGCGCCAAGGTCAGCTTCACGCTGGAAAAGGACGGCTCAGGCTGGAACGCGCCGGCGCTGTCGCCGTGGCTGGAGCGGGCGGTCAGCGATGCCTCGCAGAACCATTTCGGCGCGCCGGCCACCTACATGGGCGAGGGCGGCAGCATCCCGTTCATGGGCATGCTGGGCGAGAAGTTCCCCAAGGCGCAGTTCCTGATCACCGGCGTGCTCGGCCCGCATTCCAACGCGCACGGCCCGAACGAGTTCCTGCACATCCCCACCGGCAAGAAGGTCAGCATGGTGGTGGCCGAGGTGGTGGCGAAGCACTTCGAGCAGGGCGCCAAGAGCTGA
- a CDS encoding ComEA family DNA-binding protein, with translation MFNKLVAAALAFALAVPGLLLAATPVNINQADAAAIAKSLDGIGPAKAEAIVAWREAHGPFKKADDLKHVKGIGKATIERNRAAILLADDGSAAPATAAKKLHRSKKAAMTEATAEE, from the coding sequence ATGTTCAACAAACTCGTCGCTGCCGCTCTCGCGTTCGCTCTCGCCGTGCCCGGGCTGCTGCTGGCCGCCACGCCGGTCAACATCAACCAGGCCGATGCGGCGGCCATCGCCAAGTCGCTGGACGGCATCGGTCCGGCCAAGGCCGAGGCCATCGTGGCCTGGCGCGAAGCCCACGGCCCGTTCAAGAAGGCCGACGACCTGAAGCACGTCAAGGGCATCGGCAAGGCCACCATCGAGCGCAACCGCGCCGCCATCCTGCTTGCCGACGATGGCTCCGCCGCCCCTGCCACCGCCGCCAAGAAATTGCACCGGAGCAAGAAGGCCGCCATGACCGAGGCCACCGCCGAGGAATAG
- a CDS encoding YggS family pyridoxal phosphate-dependent enzyme: protein MDASHLAANWSDIRRRVDEACREAGRDPAEVTILPVSKTFGPELIRAAVALGMRRFGENKVQEIRDKAPLLADCGIDWVMIGHLQSNKAKDVAQLASEVQSLDRLELAEALDRRLQHEGRAIDVLVQVKTSSEPSKYGLPPEQLPIFLDTLRGYDTLRVRGLMTLAIHSNEAVEVRGCFRRLRELRDQAIAQGHDIPRLSMGMSGDFPLAVVEGATELRIGTAIFGNRPYPDSYYWPEPAGNT from the coding sequence ATGGACGCATCCCACCTCGCCGCCAACTGGTCCGACATCCGCCGCCGGGTGGACGAGGCTTGCCGTGAGGCCGGCCGCGACCCTGCCGAGGTGACCATCCTGCCGGTCAGCAAGACTTTCGGCCCGGAGCTGATCCGCGCCGCGGTGGCGCTGGGCATGCGCCGCTTCGGCGAGAACAAGGTGCAGGAGATCCGCGACAAGGCGCCACTGCTGGCGGACTGCGGCATCGACTGGGTGATGATCGGTCACCTGCAGAGCAACAAGGCGAAAGACGTGGCGCAGCTGGCCAGCGAAGTGCAGTCGCTGGACCGGCTGGAACTGGCCGAGGCGCTGGACCGGCGGCTGCAGCACGAGGGCCGCGCGATCGACGTGCTGGTGCAGGTGAAGACCTCCTCCGAGCCCAGCAAGTACGGGCTGCCGCCTGAGCAGCTGCCGATCTTCCTGGACACCCTGCGCGGCTACGACACCCTGCGCGTGCGCGGCCTGATGACCCTGGCGATCCACTCGAACGAAGCGGTCGAGGTGCGTGGCTGCTTCCGCCGGCTGCGCGAACTGCGCGACCAGGCCATCGCGCAGGGCCATGACATTCCCCGGCTTTCCATGGGCATGAGCGGCGATTTCCCGCTCGCCGTGGTCGAGGGCGCAACCGAGCTGCGGATCGGCACGGCGATCTTCGGCAACCGGCCGTATCCGGACTCGTATTACTGGCCGGAGCCGGCAGGTAACACGTAA
- a CDS encoding response regulator yields MRILLAEDDPAIADGLCASLRHGGHAVDHASRGNLADAALRDHDYDLLVLDLGLPALDGTEVLRRLRQRGTGMPVLVVTAREGLAERIRVLDLGADDYLVKPFALAEFEARVRALLRRANSQGKPELQLGRLRLDLPGHRAWIGQTPLELTAREFGLLEALATRVDRVTSRAQLVAALCDWDQELTDNGLDIAIHRLRRKLQGSGTGVRTIRGLGYLLEETDDSGNGQA; encoded by the coding sequence ATGCGCATTCTTCTGGCCGAGGACGACCCCGCCATCGCCGACGGCCTCTGTGCCTCGTTGCGCCACGGCGGCCATGCGGTGGACCACGCCTCCCGCGGCAATCTCGCCGACGCCGCGCTGCGCGATCACGACTACGACCTGCTGGTGCTGGACCTGGGCCTGCCCGCCCTGGACGGCACCGAGGTATTGCGCCGCCTGCGCCAGCGCGGCACCGGCATGCCGGTGCTGGTGGTGACCGCCCGCGAAGGCCTGGCCGAACGCATCCGCGTGCTCGATCTAGGCGCCGACGACTACCTGGTGAAGCCCTTCGCCCTGGCCGAGTTCGAGGCCCGCGTGCGGGCACTGCTGCGCCGGGCCAACAGCCAGGGCAAGCCGGAGCTGCAACTGGGCCGGTTGCGGCTGGATCTGCCGGGGCATCGCGCCTGGATCGGCCAGACGCCGCTGGAACTGACCGCGCGCGAGTTCGGCCTGCTCGAGGCGCTGGCCACGCGGGTCGATCGCGTCACCAGTCGCGCCCAGCTGGTGGCGGCGCTGTGCGACTGGGACCAGGAGCTGACCGACAACGGCCTGGACATCGCCATCCACCGGCTGCGCCGCAAGCTGCAAGGCAGCGGCACCGGCGTACGCACCATCCGCGGCCTCGGCTATCTGCTGGAAGAAACCGACGACAGCGGGAACGGCCAGGCATGA
- a CDS encoding flavodoxin domain-containing protein, whose protein sequence is MSRHGATTTWRAVIGNAILPTGLALLSAALLLRHADARSPQALGWLGSALLLAAWLGLFGWWRLRRVPAPRKPRVVADTATTRDPATAVAGATAGAAQAGVGVQVVYASQTGFAEQLARQTLQSLQAAGVPARLHGLDGVTPDELRRAGRVLFVASTTGDGEPPDMAQAFSRLAMRQPAPLDGLRYGLLALGDSDYEDFCGFGRQLQRWLEASGARALFDPVEVDSEDEASLRHWQHHLAMLTGVSDLPDWQAPKYQRWRLAERRLLNPGSVGEACFHLELQPLEGLADWQAGDLVEIGPCHAPEKVAAWLAASGLDGRVSVAFGRERLPLAGWLARCRLPEAGEIDGLDEQTVAARLQRLPHREYSIASLPGDGAIHLLVRQMRGRGGYLGLGSGWLTAHASIGAPVALRVRGNPNFHLPRDARPLILIGNGTGLAALRALLKARIAAGHRRNWLLFGERHAAHDGFYREEIERWLAGGWIERTDFAWSRDQAERIHVQQRLREAAGELRRWVDAGAAIYVCGSLDGLAPGVDAVLRDVLGDAEVGQLRAQGRYRRDVY, encoded by the coding sequence ATGAGCAGGCACGGCGCGACGACGACATGGCGCGCGGTTATCGGCAACGCGATCCTGCCGACCGGGCTGGCGCTGCTCTCGGCGGCGCTGCTCCTGCGGCACGCCGATGCGCGCAGTCCGCAGGCGCTGGGCTGGCTCGGCTCGGCGCTGCTGCTGGCGGCGTGGCTGGGGCTGTTCGGCTGGTGGCGCCTGCGGCGCGTGCCGGCGCCGCGCAAGCCGCGGGTGGTGGCCGATACCGCCACCACCCGCGATCCGGCCACGGCGGTGGCCGGGGCAACAGCCGGCGCGGCGCAGGCCGGGGTCGGCGTGCAGGTGGTCTACGCCAGCCAGACCGGCTTCGCCGAACAACTCGCGCGGCAGACCTTGCAGAGTCTGCAGGCTGCTGGCGTGCCGGCGCGTTTGCATGGCCTCGACGGCGTAACGCCCGATGAGTTGCGTCGTGCCGGTCGCGTGCTGTTCGTGGCCAGTACCACCGGCGATGGCGAACCGCCGGACATGGCGCAGGCGTTCAGCCGCCTGGCCATGCGGCAGCCGGCGCCGCTGGACGGGCTGCGCTACGGCCTGCTCGCGCTGGGCGACAGCGACTACGAGGACTTCTGCGGCTTCGGCCGGCAGCTGCAGCGCTGGCTCGAGGCCAGCGGTGCGCGGGCGCTGTTCGATCCGGTGGAGGTGGACAGCGAAGACGAGGCCAGCCTGCGCCACTGGCAACACCACCTGGCGATGCTCACCGGCGTCAGCGACCTGCCGGACTGGCAGGCGCCGAAGTACCAGCGCTGGCGGCTGGCCGAACGGCGCCTGCTCAATCCCGGCAGCGTGGGCGAAGCCTGCTTCCATCTCGAGCTGCAGCCGCTTGAGGGCCTTGCAGACTGGCAGGCCGGCGACCTGGTCGAGATCGGCCCCTGTCATGCGCCGGAAAAGGTGGCGGCCTGGCTGGCGGCCAGCGGGCTGGATGGCCGTGTGTCGGTGGCGTTCGGCAGGGAGCGCCTGCCGCTGGCCGGATGGCTGGCGCGTTGCCGCCTGCCTGAAGCCGGCGAGATCGACGGGTTGGACGAACAGACCGTGGCGGCGAGGCTGCAGCGGCTGCCGCACCGCGAATACTCGATCGCCTCGCTGCCGGGCGACGGCGCGATCCACCTGCTGGTGCGCCAGATGCGCGGCCGCGGCGGCTACCTCGGCCTCGGCTCCGGCTGGCTGACCGCGCATGCGTCGATTGGGGCGCCGGTGGCCCTGCGCGTGCGCGGCAACCCCAATTTCCATCTGCCGCGGGATGCGCGGCCGCTGATCCTGATCGGCAACGGCACTGGGCTGGCGGCGTTGCGCGCGCTGCTGAAGGCACGCATCGCCGCCGGCCATCGGCGCAACTGGCTGCTGTTCGGCGAGCGGCATGCGGCGCACGATGGCTTCTATCGCGAGGAGATCGAGCGCTGGCTGGCGGGCGGCTGGATCGAACGCACCGATTTTGCCTGGTCGCGCGACCAGGCCGAGCGCATCCACGTGCAGCAGCGGCTGCGCGAGGCGGCCGGTGAACTGCGGCGCTGGGTCGACGCCGGCGCGGCGATCTACGTGTGCGGCAGCCTCGACGGCCTGGCGCCGGGTGTCGATGCGGTATTGCGCGACGTGCTGGGCGATGCGGAGGTCGGGCAGTTGCGTGCGCAGGGGCGCTACCGGCGCGACGTCTACTGA
- a CDS encoding GNAT family N-acetyltransferase: MFDIPTIETARLRLTALTERHFDDYAAMLADPDSTRWIGDGEPLDRTNAWRSLAMLLGHWQLRGFGMWALELKSTGEFIGRAGLMYPDGWPDLEMGWMLKPGHRHHGYATEAGNAVLDFAWNQLHAQRVISLVRVGNEASDRVAARLGGEHIEDMDFYGSHSHVFAYYPPHREHRRAYG, from the coding sequence ATGTTCGACATTCCCACCATTGAAACGGCGCGCCTGCGCCTCACCGCGCTCACCGAGCGGCACTTCGACGACTACGCCGCGATGCTGGCCGACCCGGACAGCACGCGCTGGATCGGCGATGGCGAGCCGCTGGACCGCACCAACGCCTGGCGCTCGCTGGCCATGCTGCTGGGCCACTGGCAATTGCGCGGCTTCGGCATGTGGGCGCTGGAACTGAAGTCCACCGGCGAATTCATCGGCCGCGCCGGCCTGATGTACCCCGACGGCTGGCCCGACCTGGAAATGGGCTGGATGCTCAAGCCCGGGCACCGCCACCACGGCTACGCCACCGAGGCGGGCAACGCCGTGCTCGACTTCGCCTGGAACCAGTTGCACGCCCAGCGCGTGATCAGCCTGGTGCGGGTCGGCAACGAAGCCTCCGACCGGGTCGCTGCGCGACTCGGCGGCGAACACATCGAGGACATGGACTTCTACGGCAGCCACAGCCACGTGTTCGCCTACTACCCGCCGCACCGCGAGCACCGCCGCGCCTACGGCTGA
- a CDS encoding sensor histidine kinase has product MNPPRTRQLRPSLRRRLLLALLVPVGVLLLLDALLTYGVALGYANRVHDRDLSNDAVTLATMVGNEQFGSDVAPQARFLLEYDPEGRGYFNVSSARHGLLAGNERLPEPPQAPAIGAAPTLYDLQMEKHTLRAATVRVAMRSEPGDSLVVTVAETLHDRHQQAREILLLAIVMQALLIACVLSLVWFGVGRGLRVLDPLTARLAARNNELTPIDGPDVPLEIRPLTRTIDALFARLRGMLTLHDRFIADAAHQLRTPLTGLSLHVEHAIANPQPETVADALLHIQRLVRRAARTSAQLLALTRAQAPSLETGECALLDLARFIPEAVADRVHEAIRAGVDLGYEGSGQPLFVLGDAASLLDLLDNLIDNAVRYAGRGSAVTVRLAVRADGGASLSVEDNGPGVPAELLPRLSERFFRVAGNNEEGSGLGLAIVQRIAERHHAEVVYRPGEPRGLCVEVRFPAAPSGSDRPA; this is encoded by the coding sequence ATGAACCCGCCGCGCACGCGCCAGCTGCGGCCCAGCCTGCGCCGACGCCTCCTGCTGGCCCTGCTGGTGCCGGTCGGCGTGCTGCTGCTGCTGGATGCGCTGCTGACCTATGGCGTGGCGCTGGGCTACGCCAACCGGGTGCACGATCGCGACCTGAGCAATGATGCCGTGACCCTGGCCACCATGGTCGGCAACGAGCAGTTCGGCAGCGACGTGGCCCCACAGGCACGCTTCCTGCTCGAATACGACCCGGAAGGCCGTGGCTATTTCAACGTGAGCAGCGCCCGGCACGGCCTGCTGGCCGGCAACGAAAGACTGCCGGAACCGCCGCAGGCGCCTGCCATCGGCGCCGCGCCGACGCTCTACGACCTGCAGATGGAGAAACACACCCTGCGCGCGGCGACGGTGCGCGTCGCGATGCGCAGTGAACCCGGCGACAGCCTGGTCGTCACCGTTGCCGAGACGCTGCACGACCGCCACCAGCAGGCACGCGAAATCCTGCTGCTGGCGATCGTGATGCAGGCCCTGCTGATCGCCTGCGTGCTTTCGCTGGTCTGGTTCGGCGTGGGCCGCGGCCTGCGCGTGCTCGACCCGCTGACCGCCCGGCTCGCCGCGCGCAACAACGAACTCACGCCGATCGACGGCCCCGACGTACCGCTGGAGATCCGGCCACTGACACGGACCATCGACGCGCTGTTTGCCCGTCTGCGCGGCATGCTGACCCTGCACGACCGCTTCATCGCCGATGCCGCGCACCAGTTGCGCACGCCGCTGACCGGGTTGAGCCTGCACGTCGAACACGCCATCGCCAACCCGCAGCCGGAAACGGTGGCCGACGCCCTGCTCCACATCCAGCGGCTGGTGCGCCGCGCCGCGCGCACGTCCGCACAACTGCTGGCGCTGACGCGCGCGCAGGCGCCCTCGCTGGAAACCGGCGAGTGCGCCCTGCTCGATCTCGCCCGCTTCATTCCCGAGGCGGTCGCCGACCGCGTGCACGAGGCAATCCGGGCTGGCGTGGATCTGGGCTACGAAGGCAGCGGCCAGCCGCTGTTCGTGCTGGGCGACGCCGCCAGCCTGCTGGACCTGCTGGACAACCTGATCGACAACGCCGTGCGTTATGCCGGCCGCGGCAGCGCCGTCACCGTGAGGCTGGCGGTACGCGCCGATGGTGGCGCCAGCCTCAGCGTCGAGGACAACGGCCCCGGCGTCCCGGCCGAGCTGCTGCCGCGGCTGAGCGAGCGTTTCTTCCGCGTCGCCGGCAACAACGAGGAAGGCAGCGGGCTGGGGCTGGCGATCGTCCAGCGCATCGCCGAGCGGCATCATGCCGAGGTGGTTTATCGGCCCGGCGAGCCGCGCGGCCTGTGTGTGGAGGTCCGGTTCCCCGCCGCGCCAAGCGGCTCCGACCGGCCGGCATGA
- a CDS encoding SET domain-containing protein-lysine N-methyltransferase — translation MILPRYHIAASAIHGAGNGLFLDEAVAAGRIITAPDGIEQTFRYADIMASPPLRAQFHASARWFEDRYTLSPDWPDECYINHSFTPNGLWHLGFVFALADLAAGSEITVDYRHLLPPGQAEDFVDAVTGETITGLTWQQSLADSTRVLAELLAAAHR, via the coding sequence ATGATTTTGCCGCGCTACCACATCGCCGCTTCCGCCATCCACGGCGCGGGCAACGGCCTGTTCCTCGACGAAGCCGTGGCGGCGGGACGCATCATCACCGCGCCAGACGGCATCGAGCAGACCTTCCGCTACGCCGACATCATGGCCTCGCCGCCGCTGCGCGCGCAGTTCCATGCCAGCGCGCGCTGGTTCGAGGACCGCTACACGCTGTCGCCGGACTGGCCGGACGAGTGCTACATCAACCACAGCTTCACGCCGAACGGGCTGTGGCACCTGGGTTTCGTGTTCGCGCTGGCCGACCTGGCCGCCGGCAGCGAGATCACCGTGGACTACCGCCACCTGCTGCCGCCTGGCCAGGCCGAGGATTTTGTCGATGCGGTCACCGGTGAGACAATCACCGGGTTGACCTGGCAGCAGAGCCTCGCCGACAGCACCCGTGTCCTGGCTGAACTGCTGGCCGCCGCCCACCGCTGA
- a CDS encoding M1 family metallopeptidase: protein MRRSVRKWGRLCAVAALWPWLAMAQQVAPAASTAAPARAVSVALPDIPFAAADAAAVSVPSAANAWGGERSGNEPMLSDRVVSYRIDATLDAAKHTVSGQQHMTWRNRSDRPLSKVYFHLYLNAFQNEGSTWFTERKVLTAHGSSRGAAVLKKGEWGWIELKQVKQGDAALKWRFVQPDGGPASDQTVARIDLAEPVPAGGTLTLDIDFLSQLPRVVERTGWWGDFNLVAQWFPKIGVLELAGERGASAPRWNVHEFHFNSEFYADFGLYDVRLTVPSDYTVGAVGKRQGPPETANGKSTYHYVQGDVHDFAWVAAKGYKTLDGTWQGPGSPKVDVRVIYPEEYAASAAPVLKATTDSLTYFSNSLGAYPYQTVTAVVPPYNASEAGGMEYPTFFTADGYAKVEPGTLTQYALDFVTIHEFGHGYFYGILASNEFEEPMLDEGMNEYWDDRMLRARGQDIVAASGWTKRLGIAPTIPPFVLERMIAGLRQPPDPLGANAWNRLSSSSYGTVYARTATAMHDLEERLGKPVLERAMHEYYRRWRFRHPSVADLRATLAEVSGKPQAVDAIFDQYVYGTAQIDDRVASIDTAEVLPLAGSTLKDGKRSELDGDALDKQADKQRKDWDHAHPDAKPGSGPFPWHSTITVRRDGAPVPQLLRVKFADGSHEDVRWNDGRRWARFDFTRPAKAVSAALDPEQKILLDTNKLNDSRTTMADGSASRRWSADAASLLQVFYALMGSL from the coding sequence ATGCGGCGAAGCGTACGCAAATGGGGGCGCCTGTGCGCCGTGGCCGCGTTGTGGCCGTGGCTGGCGATGGCGCAGCAGGTTGCTCCGGCGGCATCGACCGCGGCGCCGGCCAGGGCGGTCAGCGTGGCGCTTCCCGACATTCCCTTCGCAGCCGCCGATGCCGCCGCGGTCAGTGTGCCCAGCGCCGCGAACGCCTGGGGCGGCGAGCGCAGCGGCAACGAGCCGATGCTGTCCGACCGCGTGGTGAGCTATCGCATCGACGCCACGCTTGACGCGGCGAAGCACACGGTAAGCGGCCAGCAGCACATGACCTGGCGCAACCGCAGCGACCGCCCGCTGAGCAAGGTCTACTTTCACCTGTACCTCAACGCGTTCCAGAACGAAGGCAGCACCTGGTTCACCGAACGCAAGGTGCTGACCGCGCACGGCAGTTCGCGCGGCGCGGCAGTGCTGAAGAAGGGCGAGTGGGGCTGGATCGAGCTGAAACAGGTGAAGCAGGGCGACGCCGCGCTGAAGTGGCGCTTCGTGCAGCCCGACGGCGGTCCGGCCAGCGACCAGACCGTGGCGCGGATCGACCTGGCCGAGCCGGTGCCGGCCGGCGGCACGCTGACCCTGGACATCGACTTCCTCAGTCAGTTGCCGCGGGTGGTCGAGCGCACCGGCTGGTGGGGCGACTTCAACTTGGTGGCGCAGTGGTTCCCGAAGATCGGCGTGCTGGAGCTGGCCGGCGAGCGCGGCGCCAGCGCGCCACGCTGGAACGTGCACGAGTTCCACTTCAACAGCGAGTTCTACGCCGACTTCGGTCTGTACGACGTGCGCCTCACCGTGCCCAGTGACTACACCGTGGGTGCGGTCGGCAAGCGGCAGGGGCCGCCCGAGACGGCGAACGGCAAGAGCACCTACCACTACGTGCAGGGCGACGTGCACGATTTCGCCTGGGTCGCCGCCAAGGGCTACAAGACGCTGGACGGCACGTGGCAGGGGCCGGGCAGCCCGAAGGTCGACGTGCGGGTGATCTATCCCGAGGAATACGCCGCCAGCGCCGCGCCGGTGCTCAAGGCCACCACCGATTCGCTGACCTACTTCTCGAACTCGCTGGGCGCCTACCCGTACCAGACGGTGACGGCGGTGGTGCCGCCGTACAACGCGTCGGAGGCGGGCGGCATGGAATACCCGACCTTCTTCACCGCCGACGGCTACGCCAAGGTCGAGCCGGGCACGCTCACCCAGTACGCGCTCGACTTCGTCACCATCCACGAGTTCGGCCACGGCTACTTCTACGGCATCCTGGCCTCGAACGAGTTCGAGGAGCCGATGCTCGACGAGGGCATGAACGAATACTGGGACGACCGCATGCTGCGCGCGCGCGGCCAGGACATCGTGGCGGCCAGCGGCTGGACGAAACGTCTCGGCATCGCGCCGACGATTCCGCCGTTCGTCTTAGAGCGCATGATCGCCGGCCTGCGCCAGCCGCCCGATCCGCTGGGCGCGAATGCGTGGAACCGCCTGTCCAGCAGCAGCTACGGCACGGTCTACGCACGCACCGCCACCGCCATGCACGATCTGGAGGAGCGCCTGGGCAAGCCGGTGCTGGAGCGCGCGATGCACGAGTATTACCGGCGCTGGCGCTTCCGCCATCCGTCGGTGGCCGACTTGCGCGCCACCCTGGCCGAGGTCTCCGGCAAGCCGCAGGCGGTCGATGCGATCTTCGACCAGTACGTCTACGGCACGGCGCAGATCGACGATCGGGTGGCCAGCATCGACACCGCCGAAGTGCTGCCGCTGGCCGGCAGCACGCTGAAGGACGGCAAGCGCAGCGAGCTCGACGGCGACGCCCTGGATAAACAGGCCGACAAGCAGCGCAAGGATTGGGACCATGCCCATCCGGACGCGAAGCCGGGCAGCGGGCCGTTCCCGTGGCACAGCACCATCACCGTGCGCCGCGACGGCGCGCCGGTGCCGCAGCTGTTGCGGGTGAAGTTCGCCGACGGCAGCCATGAGGACGTGCGCTGGAACGACGGCCGCCGCTGGGCCCGCTTCGATTTCACCCGGCCGGCCAAGGCGGTCTCGGCCGCGCTCGATCCCGAGCAGAAGATCCTGCTGGATACGAACAAGCTCAACGACAGCCGTACGACCATGGCCGATGGCAGCGCCTCGCGCCGCTGGAGCGCCGATGCCGCGTCCTTGCTGCAGGTCTTTTACGCCTTGATGGGGTCGCTGTGA
- a CDS encoding C40 family peptidase: MPIKPLTAAASLVFVLLASGPLQAKSLPASPATGSTPAGRFDSPLLVQLPVLDPATALARSVVPDAASMLAPAQPLADAAADEQDAATADITDLRKSLIAMAMKLRDTRYVRGGRDPSTGFDCSGFVRYVFAHAVGMQLPHNSASQFLAGLKVNRADMQPGDLVFFRTHGKRHISHVGIYISNGRFIHSPASGKSVEISSLNEGYWAKRFAGAKRPEAMAQVAAKG; encoded by the coding sequence ATGCCCATCAAGCCACTGACCGCCGCCGCCTCGCTCGTCTTCGTGCTGCTGGCATCCGGCCCGCTTCAAGCCAAGAGCCTCCCCGCTTCACCTGCCACCGGCAGCACGCCGGCCGGTCGCTTCGATTCACCCCTGCTGGTCCAACTGCCAGTCCTCGACCCGGCGACTGCGCTGGCGCGGTCGGTGGTCCCGGATGCCGCCTCGATGCTGGCGCCGGCGCAGCCGCTTGCCGATGCTGCCGCGGATGAGCAGGACGCTGCCACGGCGGACATCACCGACCTGCGCAAGTCGCTGATCGCGATGGCGATGAAACTGCGCGACACGCGCTACGTGCGCGGCGGCCGCGACCCCTCCACCGGCTTCGATTGCAGCGGCTTTGTCCGCTACGTGTTCGCCCACGCGGTCGGCATGCAGCTGCCGCACAACTCCGCGTCGCAGTTCCTGGCCGGCCTGAAGGTCAACCGCGCCGACATGCAGCCGGGCGACCTGGTGTTCTTCCGTACCCATGGCAAGCGGCACATTTCGCACGTGGGCATCTACATCTCGAACGGCCGCTTCATCCATTCGCCGGCCAGTGGCAAGTCGGTGGAGATCTCCAGCCTCAACGAGGGCTATTGGGCCAAGCGCTTCGCCGGCGCCAAGCGTCCGGAAGCGATGGCGCAGGTGGCTGCCAAGGGTTGA